In one Cellulomonas sp. JZ18 genomic region, the following are encoded:
- a CDS encoding NAD-dependent epimerase/dehydratase family protein: MALRALFIGGTGIISTEAARRAVAEGVELTLLNRGRSTTRPVPDGARVLHADVRDPESVRAALGDLEFDAVVEFTAFTPEHVQADLDVFAGRTGQYVFISSASAYQTPPTHLPVVESTPLRNPFWEYSRNKIACEDLLVRAYRDTGLPMTIVRPSHTYDATLVPMDGGWTVVDRMRRGLEVVVPGDGTSRWTITHSADVAVGLVGLLGREEAIGEAFHITGDEAPTWDQIYLAMARAAGVDEPRLVHVASEAIAAADPELGAGILGDKAHTMIFDNTKIRRLVPQFSPRIPFAQGAREIVAWHEADPSRRVVDPQFEALTERLLEAYRPRPL, from the coding sequence ATGGCACTGCGCGCGCTGTTCATCGGCGGGACCGGCATCATCAGCACGGAGGCGGCCCGGCGGGCGGTCGCGGAGGGCGTCGAGCTCACCCTGCTCAACCGCGGGCGGTCGACGACGCGTCCGGTGCCCGACGGGGCCCGCGTGCTCCACGCCGACGTCCGCGACCCGGAGTCCGTCCGCGCCGCGCTGGGTGACCTCGAGTTCGACGCCGTCGTGGAGTTCACGGCGTTCACGCCCGAGCACGTGCAGGCCGACCTCGACGTGTTCGCCGGGCGCACCGGGCAGTACGTGTTCATCAGCTCCGCCTCGGCCTACCAGACGCCGCCCACCCACTTGCCCGTCGTCGAGTCGACGCCGCTGCGCAACCCGTTCTGGGAGTACTCCCGGAACAAGATCGCGTGCGAGGACCTCCTCGTCCGCGCGTACCGCGACACCGGCCTCCCGATGACGATCGTGCGCCCGTCGCACACCTACGACGCCACGCTCGTGCCGATGGACGGCGGCTGGACGGTCGTCGACCGGATGCGCCGCGGCCTGGAGGTCGTCGTCCCCGGCGACGGGACCTCGCGCTGGACCATCACGCACAGCGCCGACGTCGCGGTCGGGCTCGTCGGGCTCCTGGGCCGCGAGGAGGCGATCGGCGAGGCGTTCCACATCACCGGCGACGAGGCGCCGACGTGGGACCAGATCTACCTCGCGATGGCCCGCGCCGCCGGCGTCGACGAGCCGCGGCTCGTCCACGTCGCGTCCGAGGCGATCGCCGCCGCCGACCCGGAGCTCGGCGCCGGGATCCTCGGCGACAAGGCGCACACGATGATCTTCGACAACACGAAGATCCGGCGGCTGGTCCCGCAGTTCTCGCCCCGCATCCCGTTCGCGCAGGGCGCTCGCGAGATCGTCGCCTGGCACGAGGCGGACCCCTCGCGCCGGGTGGTCGACCCGCAGTTCGAGGCGCTCACGGAGCGCCTGCTGGAGGCCTACCGGCCCCGGCCCTTGTGA
- a CDS encoding NAD(P)-dependent oxidoreductase codes for MSRVVVTGGSGKLGRAVVEHLATHGYEVVNVDTAPPPAGQPALFTRVDLTDLGEVTEALTGIDDRYDGVDAVVHLAAIPAPGLRPSGATFANNVVATHHVFSAARRAGIKNVVWASSETVLGLPFETPPPYVPVDEEYAVRPESTYSLGKAVEEEMARHFTRWDPELKLIGLRFSNVMEVGDYAAFPGFAADPRSRIWNLWGYIDARDGALAVRLALESDLRGFEAFIIASPDTVLDRPSADLVAEYFPDVPVTRPIEGRETLLSIDKARRLLGYEPQHTWRDEV; via the coding sequence ATGAGCCGCGTCGTCGTGACCGGCGGGAGCGGCAAGCTCGGTCGCGCGGTCGTCGAGCACCTGGCGACGCACGGGTACGAGGTGGTCAACGTCGACACGGCGCCCCCGCCGGCGGGCCAGCCGGCGCTCTTCACCCGGGTCGATCTCACCGATCTCGGCGAGGTGACCGAGGCGCTCACGGGGATCGACGACCGGTACGACGGTGTCGACGCGGTGGTGCACCTCGCGGCCATCCCCGCGCCGGGTCTGCGCCCGAGCGGTGCGACGTTCGCGAACAACGTCGTCGCCACCCACCACGTGTTCAGCGCCGCACGCCGCGCCGGCATCAAGAACGTCGTCTGGGCGTCGAGCGAGACCGTCCTCGGGCTGCCCTTCGAGACGCCTCCGCCGTACGTCCCGGTCGACGAGGAGTACGCCGTCCGCCCGGAGAGCACCTACTCGCTCGGCAAGGCGGTCGAGGAGGAGATGGCCCGGCACTTCACGCGCTGGGACCCGGAGCTCAAGCTCATCGGCCTGCGCTTCTCCAACGTCATGGAGGTCGGCGACTACGCCGCGTTCCCGGGCTTCGCGGCCGATCCGCGCAGCCGGATCTGGAACCTGTGGGGCTACATCGACGCGCGCGACGGGGCACTCGCGGTCCGGCTCGCTCTCGAGAGCGACCTGCGCGGGTTCGAGGCCTTCATCATCGCCTCGCCCGACACGGTGCTGGACCGCCCGTCGGCGGACCTCGTCGCCGAGTACTTCCCGGACGTCCCCGTGACGCGCCCGATCGAGGGCCGCGAGACACTCCTCTCCATCGACAAGGCACGTCGCCTGCTGGGGTACGAACCGCAGCACACGTGGCGCGACGAGGTCTGA